In one Brassica oleracea var. oleracea cultivar TO1000 chromosome C9, BOL, whole genome shotgun sequence genomic region, the following are encoded:
- the LOC106314727 gene encoding uncharacterized protein LOC106314727 — translation MHVERNVAASLIATLLHCGNSKDGLKARKDLESLGIRKDLHPKAQGKRTLLPAAPWSLSKSEKHTFCKRLFDFKGPDGYCANISSCISLEECKVMGLKSHDYHVLMQQLLSVAIRGLLCKGPRVAIFRLCAFFNLLCQRELDMEQLQLMETEIVETVCIFERFWPPSFFDIMVHLCVHLGREARLGGPVHFRWMYPFERYMKVLKDYVRNTARLEGCIAESYLADECMKFCSTFLKTTTNVEEKEDRNTEYESLSILEGRPISAARSFQFSDTELKIAHLAVIQNTAMVDPYVDGEKVVVAEGRWSSNNLEQLVHFVPLGNNAVRVWVDVVKVNDAKVWRPTSAIECMEDAVGTTVAWPEDKVVIV, via the exons ATGCATGTGGAGAGGAATGTGGCTGCAAGCTTGATTGCCACATTATTACATTGTGGCAATTCAAAGGATGGTCTAAAGGCTAGAAAGGATCTTGAAAGTCTTGGTATCAGGAAGGATTTGCATCCAAAAGCTCAGGGTAAAAGGACATTACTCCCAGCAGCTCCATGGTCTTTGTCAAAGTCAGAGAAACACACATTCTGTAAGCGGCTCTTTGATTTTAAAGGTCCTGATGGCTACTGTGCTAATATATCTAGTTGTATATCATTAGAGGAGTGTAAGGTGATGGGTCTCAAATCTCATGATTATCACGTCCTAATGCAACAACTGCTGTCAGTAGCAATTAGAGGCTTACTATGTAAGGGTCCTAGGGTAGCCATTTTCCGCTTATGCGCTTTCTTCAACCTTCTATGCCAACGAGAACTTGATATGGAACAACTCCAGCTAATGGAAACTGAAATTGTGGAGACTGTTTGCATTTTTGAAAGATTTTGGCCACCTAGTTTCTTCGACATCATGGTTCACTTGTGTGTGCATCTAGGCAGAGAAGCTCGACTTGGTGGTCCTGTCCATTTCCGATGGATGTATCCTTTTGAAAG GTACATGAAAGTATTGAAAGACTATGTAAGAAACACAGCAAGACTAGAGGGGTGTATAGCTGAGTCTTATCTTGCAGACGAGTGCATGAAGTTCTGCTCGACTTTCTTGAAGACTACAACAAATGTAGAAGAAAAAGAGGACAGAAACACTGAGTATGAGAGCCTTTCCATCCTCGAAGGTCGTCCTATATCAGCTGCCCGCTCATTCCAATTTTCTGATACAGAGTTGAAAATAGCTCATCTTGCTGTAATACAAAACACGGCTATGGTGGATCCATATGTTGA CGGTGAAAAAGTAGTTGTTGCAGAAGGACGCTGGTCTTCGAACAACCTTGAACAGTTAGTCCATTTCGTTCCGTTGGGGAATAATGCAGTTCGTGTGTGGGTTGATGTAGTGAAGGTGAATGATGCCAAGGTTTGGAGGCCAACGTCTGCAATTGAGTGTATGGAGGATGCTGTCGGCACTACTGTAGCATGGCCTGAAGATAAAGTTGTCATCGTTTGA